One Thermoplasma volcanium GSS1 genomic window carries:
- a CDS encoding MBL fold metallo-hydrolase, with amino-acid sequence MKLKFLGGAEEVGRLGVKITDRNTSVIVDYGVIPDKPPQYPMPPEPVDAMFITHSHLDHIGAIPVYYHKGEPDLYATQMTLNCMKPLLNDSLKVTNLEGYPAMFNEDDINTALANMKPARYFESFDVGDFKVTPYPAGHIPGSAMWKFEDGKSITVTGDVNTIDTYLINGAKPIKTDVLIIESTYAGKNHESREDVRKRFRESVREVIESGGKVVMPAFAVGRTQELIMTIADMGYDVSVDGMGNDISSIYLNTPGFLKSKRDFLRALGKVREVKGRRMRENAINSDIIISTSGMLDGGPVLGYIQKLMEDEKSAIFVTGYQVEGTNGRSLLENGTITVAGVTMKPKMRVEFFDMSAHAGHDELVSFIKAINPEKVVLMHGDHREELLPDLEGYDVLLPYNGKEYEI; translated from the coding sequence ATGAAATTGAAATTTTTGGGTGGTGCAGAAGAAGTAGGGAGACTAGGAGTAAAAATAACGGACAGAAACACAAGTGTGATCGTGGACTACGGCGTAATACCGGATAAGCCTCCACAGTACCCTATGCCCCCTGAGCCTGTTGATGCAATGTTTATAACACATTCCCATCTGGACCACATAGGGGCAATACCTGTCTATTACCATAAGGGAGAGCCTGATCTGTACGCTACGCAGATGACATTGAACTGCATGAAACCGCTGCTCAATGATTCGCTGAAGGTAACAAATTTAGAAGGGTACCCAGCTATGTTCAACGAAGACGATATAAATACAGCACTAGCGAATATGAAGCCTGCGAGGTATTTCGAATCGTTCGATGTGGGTGACTTCAAAGTGACGCCTTATCCGGCTGGGCACATCCCTGGTTCTGCTATGTGGAAGTTCGAAGACGGAAAATCGATAACTGTCACTGGCGACGTTAATACAATAGATACGTACTTGATCAACGGCGCAAAGCCAATAAAGACAGACGTTCTCATCATAGAAAGCACCTATGCTGGGAAAAACCACGAAAGCAGGGAAGATGTAAGGAAGAGGTTCAGGGAAAGCGTAAGGGAGGTCATTGAAAGCGGAGGCAAGGTAGTAATGCCAGCCTTTGCAGTAGGAAGAACGCAGGAACTGATAATGACAATTGCAGATATGGGATACGATGTGTCCGTAGATGGCATGGGGAATGACATAAGCTCCATATACTTGAATACTCCAGGTTTCCTGAAGTCGAAGAGAGACTTCCTCAGGGCCCTTGGAAAGGTCAGGGAAGTAAAAGGACGCAGGATGAGAGAGAACGCCATTAACAGCGACATAATAATATCTACATCTGGCATGCTTGACGGTGGCCCTGTACTAGGTTATATCCAGAAACTTATGGAGGATGAAAAGAGCGCCATATTTGTAACTGGATACCAAGTTGAAGGCACAAACGGAAGAAGTCTTCTAGAAAACGGTACGATCACTGTTGCTGGTGTTACTATGAAACCAAAGATGAGGGTCGAATTCTTTGATATGTCTGCACACGCAGGGCATGACGAACTAGTGAGCTTCATAAAAGCCATAAATCCAGAGAAAGTCGTGCTTATGCACGGTGACCATAGAGAAGAGCTTCTGCCTGATCTTGAAGGCTATGACGTACTTTTACCCTATAACGGTAAAGAGTACGAAATCTAG
- a CDS encoding DUF6015 family protein, translating into MGIVTREMLLQALNNIYGKKGMSRPDVEDLSDFVLSFFGYDDYVLDNVLSTAERDVFYNLEEYGILETYREEVSVMHGKIWRVNQWRYRKDKILELASEKDTVKKEVNIYDEIFKEI; encoded by the coding sequence ATGGGGATAGTAACTAGAGAAATGCTTCTGCAGGCCCTTAATAATATTTATGGAAAAAAAGGTATGTCCCGCCCAGACGTGGAGGATCTGTCAGACTTCGTGCTATCCTTCTTTGGATATGACGACTACGTATTGGACAACGTACTTTCAACTGCAGAAAGGGATGTTTTCTATAACCTTGAAGAGTACGGAATTCTTGAAACATATAGAGAGGAAGTATCAGTTATGCATGGAAAAATTTGGAGAGTGAACCAGTGGAGATACAGAAAGGATAAAATATTGGAACTTGCCTCCGAAAAGGACACAGTCAAGAAAGAAGTAAATATCTACGATGAAATATTCAAGGAAATTTAA
- a CDS encoding MFS transporter, whose amino-acid sequence MYIRLVQYPSTGSGTGCTNIGGIWMGFFDDMDRMGIRPFHRKIEILASMGMFLDGYDLSVITMAILLMPTQLHFGKLDYILVNVSAFIGMIIGAPLLGRLSDRIGRKKIFGIDLLLFVVFAITAGLATNFAMLFISRLMLGIGIGGDYPISSTMVSEFSPVSKRGTLLYGMVGMYWLGSFFSAVMNYTFAFTPYFWRYTFIVGGVIAIPIIFLRMRIPESPRWLIGHGMTKSAESVVEDLTGRKPDVEEGKAEAEQEESVKFSSLFSSKFLASTIFVLSVWFLFDVASYGIGFYYPTLIDKLGLASHVLNTAGLRAIAESSMIVAVGAILGYLVAMPLADRIGRRILTISGLFVMFLLLLLGSVVKISTLLPVVAFFFSFVLFEQWVGAATLFYPTELFPTNYRSTIQGIATSVSRVGAIMGIVVFPLYPVFHSIFIFAILMALALIISVIFAPETKKTPLEKIWKSKA is encoded by the coding sequence ATGTATATTAGGTTAGTTCAATACCCGTCTACAGGGAGTGGAACGGGATGTACAAACATAGGAGGTATTTGGATGGGTTTCTTTGATGATATGGACAGAATGGGAATAAGACCGTTCCATAGGAAGATAGAGATACTTGCATCTATGGGGATGTTCCTTGATGGGTACGATCTTTCGGTCATAACAATGGCAATACTGCTGATGCCAACACAGCTTCATTTTGGAAAACTAGACTATATCTTGGTCAACGTGTCTGCGTTCATCGGAATGATAATAGGCGCTCCGTTGCTTGGAAGGCTATCCGACAGGATTGGAAGGAAAAAGATATTCGGCATAGACCTACTTCTATTCGTTGTTTTCGCCATAACCGCTGGCCTAGCCACCAATTTTGCGATGCTTTTCATAAGTAGGCTGATGCTCGGCATTGGTATAGGCGGCGATTATCCTATAAGCTCTACTATGGTATCAGAGTTCTCACCTGTCTCGAAGAGGGGCACTCTCTTATACGGTATGGTCGGCATGTACTGGCTCGGCTCATTTTTCTCAGCTGTGATGAACTATACATTTGCGTTTACCCCATACTTCTGGAGGTACACGTTCATAGTGGGCGGAGTAATTGCCATACCTATAATATTCCTTAGGATGCGAATACCGGAATCTCCTAGGTGGCTCATCGGGCATGGCATGACGAAATCCGCAGAGTCGGTAGTTGAAGATCTTACTGGAAGGAAGCCGGATGTCGAAGAAGGCAAGGCAGAGGCAGAGCAGGAAGAATCTGTAAAGTTTTCTTCACTTTTCTCTTCCAAATTTCTCGCTTCCACTATATTCGTCCTCTCTGTGTGGTTCCTTTTCGATGTTGCATCTTACGGTATAGGTTTCTATTATCCTACGCTTATAGACAAGCTTGGTCTAGCTTCTCATGTCCTTAACACGGCAGGGCTTAGGGCAATAGCAGAAAGCAGTATGATAGTTGCGGTAGGTGCTATATTGGGATACCTAGTTGCGATGCCTTTGGCCGACAGGATCGGCAGGAGAATACTAACTATCAGTGGTCTATTCGTTATGTTTCTCTTGCTGCTTCTTGGATCTGTTGTGAAGATAAGCACACTTTTGCCGGTTGTGGCATTCTTTTTCTCCTTCGTGCTATTTGAACAGTGGGTCGGAGCTGCGACGCTTTTCTATCCTACAGAGCTGTTTCCAACCAATTACAGGTCTACAATACAGGGTATCGCTACCTCTGTATCAAGGGTAGGAGCAATAATGGGCATAGTCGTATTTCCACTATATCCTGTTTTCCACTCTATATTCATATTTGCAATCCTGATGGCACTTGCGCTCATAATTAGTGTAATATTTGCCCCGGAGACGAAAAAGACTCCACTTGAAAAGATATGGAAATCAAAAGCGTGA
- a CDS encoding nucleotidyltransferase family protein → MIGAILAGGYGKRLKPITDSIPKALVEIKDNYTIMDRQLFDFRNIGVKEVYILSGYLGNKIEERYGDLYNDMNMYYLREEKPLGTLYSLRNLLDKRSDDDIILRNGDTITDINFLSFIKKAQSQQAFITIHITKMKSPFGIVETFGDQVSEFREKPELDHYINAGLYYIKQDAFPYFYEEYMYRDLETTVFPKLTKLGLVASYHEDALWMGIDSEKDLEKIREEYKNRDDYPWGYRKVAYDDEDAKIEEYFIKTGEKAMMDLDKGAIIKVIDGQGIIDDGEKTGIREGNIRHASGSIYVTAIENCRFEVIRSKK, encoded by the coding sequence ATGATAGGCGCCATTCTTGCAGGTGGATACGGGAAAAGGCTAAAGCCGATCACTGATTCTATCCCAAAGGCATTAGTAGAGATAAAGGACAACTACACTATAATGGATCGCCAGCTATTCGATTTTAGAAATATAGGCGTAAAGGAAGTTTACATACTTTCCGGTTATCTAGGAAATAAGATAGAGGAAAGGTATGGCGACCTATACAACGATATGAACATGTATTATTTGAGGGAGGAAAAACCTCTCGGTACACTTTATTCGCTACGTAATTTGCTGGACAAAAGATCGGATGATGACATCATCTTAAGAAATGGGGATACGATAACAGACATCAACTTCTTGAGCTTTATAAAAAAGGCACAGTCGCAGCAGGCATTTATAACAATCCATATCACAAAGATGAAGAGCCCGTTTGGCATAGTTGAGACCTTCGGAGACCAAGTTTCTGAATTTAGAGAAAAACCGGAACTCGATCACTACATAAATGCAGGATTATACTATATTAAACAGGATGCTTTTCCCTACTTTTACGAGGAATACATGTACAGAGACCTCGAAACTACCGTTTTTCCAAAACTGACAAAGCTTGGGCTTGTAGCTTCCTATCATGAGGATGCCCTCTGGATGGGGATAGACAGCGAAAAAGACTTAGAAAAGATAAGAGAAGAATACAAGAACAGGGACGATTATCCTTGGGGCTATAGGAAAGTAGCCTACGATGATGAAGATGCTAAGATCGAAGAATACTTTATAAAGACAGGTGAAAAGGCTATGATGGATCTTGATAAAGGAGCAATAATCAAGGTAATTGATGGCCAGGGTATCATCGATGATGGTGAAAAAACTGGAATTAGGGAAGGAAATATAAGGCATGCGTCTGGTAGTATATATGTCACAGCCATTGAGAACTGCAGGTTCGAGGTAATTAGAAGTAAAAAATAA